The following are from one region of the Sandaracinus amylolyticus genome:
- a CDS encoding DUF2007 domain-containing protein — translation MSDDHGDEERVELLRTHEPLRAEMIRELLESEGIPVSTPGLEHRAMVGVMGSYVEIVVQVPRRDRERAQALLDALEAAPIDGPDLRDEDEPREERAVVSYRDAARAPSTVAGKRRRVAAFASMVIPGGGHLYVAQWRSAGIVALVEVLALVLAGAGMPFAIFLLPLAVLGDVLGAIWHCERLAGRDVVRSKRRFAPEIVAAFTAIWVALMMGPGAAWVAGPRTTSVCEAMAECGDVELRECLWASASSFSELYLPPSCESCIDEATCDDLYQCRTCFE, via the coding sequence ATGAGCGACGATCACGGAGACGAGGAGCGGGTCGAGCTCCTGCGCACGCACGAGCCGCTGCGCGCGGAGATGATCCGCGAGCTCCTCGAGAGCGAAGGCATCCCGGTGTCGACGCCGGGCCTCGAGCACCGCGCGATGGTCGGTGTGATGGGCAGCTACGTGGAGATCGTCGTGCAGGTGCCACGGCGAGATCGCGAGCGCGCGCAGGCGCTCTTGGACGCGCTCGAGGCGGCGCCGATCGACGGGCCCGATCTGCGCGACGAGGACGAGCCGCGCGAAGAGCGCGCCGTCGTGAGCTATCGCGACGCGGCGCGCGCGCCGTCGACCGTGGCAGGCAAGCGCCGGCGCGTCGCTGCGTTCGCGTCGATGGTGATCCCGGGCGGCGGGCACCTCTACGTCGCGCAGTGGCGCAGCGCGGGCATCGTCGCGCTCGTCGAGGTGCTCGCGCTGGTGCTCGCCGGCGCGGGCATGCCGTTCGCGATCTTCCTGCTGCCGCTCGCGGTGCTCGGCGACGTGCTCGGGGCGATCTGGCACTGCGAGCGACTCGCCGGGCGCGACGTCGTGCGATCGAAGCGGCGCTTCGCGCCGGAGATCGTCGCGGCGTTCACGGCGATCTGGGTCGCGCTGATGATGGGCCCCGGTGCGGCGTGGGTCGCGGGGCCGCGCACGACGTCGGTGTGCGAGGCGATGGCGGAGTGCGGAGACGTGGAGCTGCGCGAGTGCCTGTGGGCATCGGCCTCGAGCTTCAGCGAGCTCTACCTGCCGCCTTCGTGCGAGTCCTGCATCGACGAAGCGACGTGCGACGACCTCTACCAGTGCCGCACCTGTTTCGAGTGA
- a CDS encoding cation:proton antiporter, with product METSEVLRSLEHHALLVLLVQLGILLAAARLLGELARKLGQPAVIGELAAGVLLGPSGIGALAPAAHRAVFPHDQAQADLLAVVSWIGVLFLILVTGMETDLGLVRRQGKTALAVSATGVIVPFATGFAVAWLVPVDMIGGADQRLVFALFLAVAMSISAVPVIAKVLIETRLVRRDVGQLMLAAGMADDTLGWILLSVVAGLASRGELDLVHAGGAALTAIVTIGLGLTLGRRVFDVYLRGIDRAFGGAPAQLSAILVAAFLAAAGTHAAGIEAVLGTFIVGILAGQSRRLREDVTASIEMITTGFVAPIFFASAGLRVDLALLMRPDVLGVGVAILAVACVGKLVGAYLGAWIGGRSHWERLAMGAGMNARGAMEIVVATIGLGLGVLGRETYSIIVMIAIVTSMMAPPLLRFCLRRVEMTPDERARLEREQMATESFLLRLRRAVLVPGDGTASLLAARLLGLVGVRTPLEVSIVDRTGGQSAAVRYAESLAKHPKGELRTAQDEKTARRVEEDADLLAMGAPPPRKGISRFLFGPRIDRKVLEAKKPVLVVDAARGSAVVDRLAAGEPIRRIVVPVIGTEYSRRAVELASGIAAGSGAALELVHVVASPDAHRFLVRTHGETIRQAAQRSLEHFADIAHKLGAEDVTTQIIESDSTERAIVAEAERTDVDLVLLGVALRPGNERAFFGPKLEELVRRATRPVVVLAS from the coding sequence ATGGAGACCTCCGAGGTCCTTCGTTCGCTCGAGCACCACGCGCTTCTCGTGCTTCTCGTCCAGCTCGGCATCCTCCTCGCCGCGGCCCGCTTGCTCGGCGAGCTCGCGCGCAAGCTCGGTCAACCCGCGGTGATCGGCGAGCTCGCTGCGGGCGTGCTGCTCGGGCCTTCGGGCATCGGCGCGCTCGCGCCCGCCGCGCACCGCGCGGTCTTCCCGCACGACCAGGCGCAGGCCGATCTGCTCGCCGTCGTGTCGTGGATCGGCGTGCTCTTCCTGATCCTCGTGACCGGCATGGAGACCGACCTCGGCCTCGTGCGGCGCCAAGGAAAGACGGCGCTCGCGGTCTCCGCGACCGGCGTGATCGTGCCGTTCGCCACCGGCTTCGCGGTCGCGTGGCTGGTGCCGGTCGACATGATCGGCGGCGCCGATCAGCGGCTCGTGTTCGCGCTCTTCCTCGCGGTCGCGATGAGCATCTCCGCGGTGCCGGTGATCGCGAAGGTGCTCATCGAGACGCGCCTGGTACGTCGCGACGTCGGACAGCTGATGCTCGCCGCCGGGATGGCCGACGACACGCTCGGCTGGATCCTGCTCTCGGTCGTCGCCGGCCTCGCGTCGCGCGGCGAGCTCGATCTCGTGCACGCAGGCGGGGCAGCGCTCACCGCGATCGTGACGATCGGCCTCGGCCTCACGCTGGGACGTCGTGTGTTCGACGTCTACCTCCGCGGCATCGACCGCGCGTTCGGCGGCGCGCCGGCGCAGCTCTCCGCGATCCTCGTCGCGGCGTTCCTCGCGGCCGCCGGCACGCACGCGGCGGGCATCGAAGCGGTGCTCGGCACGTTCATCGTCGGCATCCTCGCGGGTCAGAGCCGCCGGCTGCGCGAGGACGTGACCGCGTCGATCGAGATGATCACGACCGGGTTCGTCGCGCCGATCTTCTTCGCGTCGGCGGGCCTGCGGGTCGACCTCGCGCTGCTGATGCGGCCCGACGTGCTCGGCGTGGGCGTCGCGATCCTCGCGGTCGCGTGCGTGGGCAAGCTCGTCGGTGCGTACCTCGGCGCGTGGATCGGTGGGCGCTCGCACTGGGAGCGCCTCGCGATGGGCGCGGGCATGAACGCGCGCGGCGCGATGGAGATCGTCGTCGCGACGATCGGCCTCGGCCTCGGCGTGCTCGGCCGCGAGACCTACTCGATCATCGTGATGATCGCGATCGTCACCTCGATGATGGCGCCGCCGCTGCTGCGCTTCTGCCTGCGCCGCGTGGAGATGACGCCCGACGAGCGCGCGCGCCTCGAGCGCGAGCAGATGGCGACCGAGAGCTTCCTCCTCCGGCTCCGCCGCGCGGTGCTGGTGCCCGGCGACGGCACCGCCTCGCTGCTGGCGGCGCGCCTGCTCGGCCTCGTCGGCGTGCGCACGCCGCTCGAGGTCTCGATCGTCGATCGCACCGGCGGCCAGAGCGCGGCGGTGCGCTACGCGGAGTCGCTCGCGAAGCACCCGAAGGGCGAGCTGCGCACCGCGCAGGACGAGAAGACCGCGCGGCGCGTCGAGGAGGACGCCGACTTGCTCGCGATGGGCGCGCCGCCGCCGCGCAAGGGCATCAGCCGCTTCCTCTTCGGGCCGCGCATCGATCGCAAGGTGCTCGAGGCGAAGAAGCCGGTCCTCGTGGTCGATGCCGCGCGCGGCAGCGCGGTGGTCGATCGCCTCGCGGCGGGCGAGCCGATCCGGCGGATCGTGGTGCCGGTGATCGGCACCGAGTACAGCCGGCGCGCGGTGGAGCTCGCGAGCGGCATCGCGGCGGGCTCGGGCGCCGCGCTCGAGCTCGTGCACGTCGTCGCGTCGCCCGATGCACACCGCTTCCTCGTGCGCACGCACGGCGAGACGATCCGCCAGGCCGCGCAGCGCTCGCTCGAGCACTTCGCGGACATCGCGCACAAGCTCGGCGCCGAGGACGTGACCACGCAGATCATCGAGTCGGACTCGACCGAACGCGCGATCGTCGCGGAGGCCGAGCGCACCGACGTCGATCTCGTGCTCCTCGGTGTCGCGCTGCGCCCCGGGAACGAGCGCGCGTTCTTCGGGCCCAAGCTCGAGGAGCTCGTGCGCCGCGCGACGCGCCCCGTCGTCGTGCTCGCGTCGTGA